One window of Scheffersomyces stipitis CBS 6054 chromosome 1, whole genome shotgun sequence genomic DNA carries:
- the RBP6 gene encoding DNA-binding proteins Bright/BRCAA1/RBP1 and related proteins containing BRIGHT domain-containing protein, translated as MAETTTAADALVLPPCHLDMSNTNANITSNSSHNNHTNPTTISTTTTTNTTNSSSAITTTNTSTTSTATSPSTTHHAQTVAVNTVRNKTAEADAGAEPAELPPFSFKKKPIDQYSLLKNRCSVDSNNSNSSNSTSQSMETIFHSNISSILPALVRKKDSAASIENDNAKVRGPLYKDIDYDEQIRFPRMNNMNYYTYTKKGTATISARNNTSFSDGTGDSTSSQESDKDKTEIDNVKDSEVRDGTITEITSSNDVISTESDRSNTASSNNDRNSNSNNNKEVNDSSSNNYMPATFDLSQPLRRFSLPMSKNDSSNTRDSLQSMHAAPFSENVIHDTEPEDENVQLLKEYTSNNYIYQRDWEQQKLKNTISNFINPEEQTCPEDPTTKQHPYYYPKSGTRIKNQTSFPSINRSKSKADQSASSSGNTSPTSTDPNSSVGPLPSTNSAASGLNQVYQWKKPLITPAVLRPMQSNNGLNTDIVVETSLPTTNSTYTISSPTVVQEETMQNLSSLDPDNMSVDSVKQTSNDKKLFCYEPTRIHWKINSFSNHCMQCFKSFSNSIFSLVLLYLDEKIGKDGLDIKNHSRRRHHCRFCGLIYCDDCLMQNDADEANKYSTSRFGLITRDGGNGIIVDKGARFVVPIYRNLSTTNSSSSSTISNVSMDSAASASSQVSFITNPENYKLFKICKKCGETYKSLVVDINRTADAAAKNSSAPVSSRYNCELEVLQKFPFIYVENPYVARVKEEMARMEQTQKKSVVVYKHFAATKPTLNDSFGTNGRNNSVNEVPSDWTWSSF; from the coding sequence ATGGCTGAAACCACCACGGCCGCCGATGCCCTAGTCCTACCCCCCTGCCACTTGGATATGTCCAACACCAATGCGAACATAACTAGCAATAGTAGCCACAACAACCATACGAATCCCACTACTAtttctacaactacaaccaCCAATACTACCAATTCCAGCAGCGCCATCACCACGACAAATACCTCAACTACATCCACAGCCACCAGCCCCTCCACTACACATCATGCTCAGACCGTAGCTGTGAATACCGTAAGGAACAAAACTGCAGAAGCCGATGCTGGAGCGGAACCCGCAGAACTACCTCCTTTttcgttcaagaagaagcccATAGATCAGTACAGTCTACTCAAAAATAGATGTAGTGTCgacagcaacaacagcaactcCAGCAACTCCACCAGTCAGCTGATGGAAACCATCTTCCACTCCAATATCTCTTCCATATTGCCAGCATTAGTTCGTAAGAAAGACAGCGCTGCATCTATAGAAAATGACAATGCCAAAGTTCGTGGTCCCCTTTACAAGGATATTGACTACGACGAACAAATCAGGTTTCCACGCATGAACAACATGAACTACTACACATATACCAAAAAGGGCACGGCCACTATCAGTGCGCGCAACAACACCTCATTCAGTGATGGAACAGGAGACAGCACGAGTTCGCAGGAGTCAGATAAGGACAAGACTGAGATCGACAATGTCAAAGATTCCGAGGTAAGGGATGGCACTATAACCGAAATTACCAGTTCAAATGATGTGATTCTGACAGAGTCAGACCGCTCGAATACTGCTAGCAGTAACAATGACAGAAATAGTAATAGCAACAATAACAAAGAGGTCAATGACTCGAGTTCCAACAACTACATGCCTGCGACTTTTGATCTTTCGCAGCCTTTGCGTCGCTTCTCATTGCCAATGAGCAAGAACGACAGCTCCAACACTCGTGACAGCTTACAACTGATGCATGCTGCTCCATTCCTGGAGAACGTAATTCATGACACTGAGCCTGAAGACGAGAACGTCCAGTTGCTCAAAGAATACACATCCAACAACTACATATACCAACGTGACTGGGAGCagcagaaattgaagaataccATCAGCAACTTCATTAACCCTGAGGAACAAACCTGTCCAGAAGATCCTACTACGAAGCAGCATCCGTACTACTACCCCAAGTCTGGGACTCGCATTAAGAATCAGACGTCATTTCCTTCAATCAACCGAAGCAAGAGCAAAGCTGACCAATCTGCTTCTTCCTCTGGCAATACCTCACCTACGTCCACAGATCCAAACTCTTCTGTTGGTCCTTTGCCATCCACCAATTCTGCTGCGTCTGGTTTGAACCAGGTCTATCAGTGGAAAAAGCCATTGATCACTCCTGCTGTATTGCGGCCCATGCAATCCAACAATGGCTTGAACACTGacattgttgttgaaacaTCCTTGCCTACTACAAATTCCACATACACCATTTCTTCACCCACAGTGGtgcaagaagaaaccatGCAGAATTTGAGTAGTTTGGACCCAGACAACATGTCTGTAGATTCTGTCAAGCAAACCAGcaacgacaagaagttgttctgCTATGAGCCCACAAGAATTCACTGGAAGATCAACAGCTTCTCCAACCATTGCATGCAGTGTTTCAAGTCATTCAGTAATTCCATCTTTTCGTTGGTATTGCTTTACTTAGACGAAAAGATTGGTAAAGACGGCTTGGACATTAAGAACCACAGCAGACGTAGACACCATTGCAGATTTTGTGGCCTTATCTATTGTGATGACTGCTTGATGCAGAACGATGCAGATGAAGCGAACAAGTATAGCACTTCCCGTTTTGGCTTGATCACCCGGGATGGTGGAAACGGTATAATAGTTGACAAAGGGGCCCGGTTTGTGGTGCCTATCTACCGCAACTTGAGTACAACGaactcatcttcatcttcgacTATCTCGAACGTTTCGATGGATAGTGCTGCTAGTGCGTCTTCTCAGGTTTCATTTATAACGAATCCTGAAAACtacaagttgttcaagatttgCAAGAAGTGTGGTGAGACTTACAAGAGTTTGGTTGTTGATATCAACCGCACAGCTGATGCAGCCGCTAAAAATAGCAGTGCTCCTGTTTCTTCACGCTACAACTGCGAGCTAGAAGTGCTACAGAAGTTTCCGTTCATCTACGTCGAAAACCCATATGTGGCTCGAgtgaaagaagagatgGCTCGAATGGAGCAGACGCAGAAAAAATCAGTTGTGGTCTACAAACATTTTGCTGCTACCAAGCCAACATTAAACGACAGCTTTGGCACCAATGGAAGAAATAATTCTGTCAATGAAGTGCCCTCTGACTGGACATGGAGTTCCTTCTAG
- the ACOX2 gene encoding Acyl-coenzyme A oxidase (Acyl-CoA oxidase) (Acyl-coenzyme A oxidase 2 (Acyl-CoA oxidase 2) (PXP-2)): MISLPKELQANSTPQIKIDPKKPSIVTNTIDSEPRPTPAKSIEEERNRTNWDTVKMHQFLEGSPEKSLEILKLYKSLERDTILQSSFEHYDNTKDQDRELVAQRINQMTKFIEIDSPKKFRRRLNLMTVYDPSMGIRIAVNLGLFLNCIRGNGTAAQYEFWAKHRESAIIKQMYGCFGMTELGHGSNVAGCETTATFDEETDEFVIDTPNISATKWWIGGAAHSATHSSVYARLIVKGKDYGVKCFIVPLRDSQHNLCPGVAIGDIGSKMGRQGVDNGWIQFSDVRIPRFFMLQKWCKVDRHGNVTLPPLEQLSYISLLGGRVDMAVDSYRQGARFMTIVLRYAAGRKQFKQEGAKVETTVLDYANVQKRLLPYLALVYAMAVGTDRLEKQHEQILEQMDRAILNNDKNGINQSLNSTKSLFVDSGSLKSTCTWLTSSLIDESRQACGGHGYSSYNGFGKTYNDWAVQCTWEGDNNVLGMSAGKTIVKNVQQILKGKTIKSSTLDFLNNAKQLLDTKNILATEADLKDSSKFRVALQAVIVKYAASLSDVLAKNKNNWDLVGASRVELSKLRAHYYLLETFEERVKSLSPASDLYPHLANLLQLYYVSVILIPFAADFIRFGVISSDLVYYATSEYFGTLCGAVRPYVVGLTDSFQQPDNFLNSAIGKYDGNIYENYFGVVKSAHPPRNDKAPYNSALTGMLNRPSQEERERFEKSAEAAKILSR, from the coding sequence ATGATCCTGTTGCCCAAAGAGCTCCAAGCTAACTCTACGCCCCAGATCAAGATCGATCCCAAGAAGCCTCTGATCGTTACGAATACCATTGATTCCGAACCCCGTCCTACACCAGCCAAGTCGATAGAGGAGGAAAGAAACCGCACCAACTGGGACACCGTCAAGATGCACCAATTCCTCGAAGGTTCGCCTGAAAAGTCGCTTGAGATCctcaagttgtacaagtcGTTGGAAAGAGACACTATCTTGCAGTCGTCCTTTGAGCACTACGACAACACGAAAGACCAGGACCGTGAGTTGGTAGCCCAGAGAATTAACCAGATGACCAAGTTCATTGAGATTGATTCGccaaaaaaattcagaagaagattgaacttgatgacCGTCTATGATCCATCCATGGGAATCAGAATTGCTGTCAACTTGGGATTGTTCCTCAACTGTATCAGAGGGAACGGTACCGCTGCCCAGTATGAGTTCTGGGCCAAGCACAGAGAATCCGCTATCATCAAGCAGATGTATGGCTGTTTCGGGATGACTGAATTGGGCCACGGATCCAATGTTGCTGGATGTGAAACTACTGCTActtttgatgaagaaacagacGAGTTTGTCATCGACACTCCTAACATCAGTGCTACCAAGTGGTGGATCGGAGGTGCTGCCCATTCAGCTACTCACAGTTCTGTTTATGCCAGATTGATCGTCAAGGGTAAGGACTACGGTGTAAAATGCTTCATTGTTCCATTGAGAGACTCCCAGCACAACTTGTGTCCTGGTGTTGCTATCGGTGATATTGGCTCTAAGATGGGAAGACAGGGTGTGGACAACGGCTGGATCCAGTTTTCGGACGTCAGAATCCCTAGATTCTTCATGTTGCAGAAATGGTGCAAAGTTGACCGCCACGGTAATGTGACCTTGCCTCCTTTGGAGCAATTGTCATACATCTCGTTATTGGGAGGCAGAGTCGACATGGCTGTGGACTCCTACAGACAGGGTGCTAGATTCATGACAATTGTGCTCAGATACGCTGCAGGCAGAAAACAGTTCAAGCAAGAAGGCGCcaaagttgaaactacCGTTTTGGACTATGCCAATGTgcagaagagattgttgCCTTACCTTGCCTTGGTCTACGCCATGGCAGTTGGTACCGACAGATTGGAAAAGCAGCACGAACAGATCTTGGAACAAATGGATAGGGCCATCCTtaacaacgacaagaacGGCATCAACCAGTCACTCAACAGCACCAAGTCGTTGTTTGTTGATTCTGGTTCTTTGAAGTCCACTTGCACGTGGTTAACGTCCTCCTTGATTGACGAGTCAAGACAAGCCTGTGGTGGTCATGGCTACTCCTCCTACAACGGTTTTGGCAAGACCTACAACGACTGGGCTGTCCAATGTACTTGGGAAGGTGACAACAACGTTCTTGGTATGTCTGCTGGTAAGACTATCGTGAAGAACGTCCAGCAGATTCTCAAGGGCAAGACCATCAAGTCATCTACGTTGGATTTCCTCAATAACGCTAAACAATTGTTGGACACAAAGAACATTCTCGCAACTGAAGCTGACTTGAAGGactcttccaagttcagAGTTGCTCTACAAGCTGTCATTGTCAAGTATGCTGCTTCATTGTCTGATgtcttggccaagaacaaaaacaaCTGGGATTTGGTCGGCGCCCTGAGAGTCGAgttgtcaaagttgagagCCCACTATTACTTGCTCGAGAcgtttgaagaaagagtaaAGTCATTGAGTCCAGCCTCGGACTTGTACCCTCACTTGGCCAACCTCTTGCAATTGTACTACGTGTCTGTGATACTCATTCCTTTTGCAGCTGATTTCATCAGATTTGGCGTTATCAGCTCCGACTTGGTATACTATGCTACTTCCGAGTACTTTGGTACCCTCTGTGGTGCCGTCAGACCATATGTCGTTGGTTTGACTGATTCGTTCCAACAACcagacaacttcttgaactcgGCTATTGGTAAGTACGACGGTAATATCTACGAAAACTACTTTGGTGTTGTTAAGTCTGCCCATCCTCCAAGAAACGATAAGGCTCCATACAATTCTGCTTTGACGGGAATGTTGAACAGACCTTCTcaggaagaaagagaaagatttgAGAAGTCTGCCGAAGCTGCCAAGATATTGTCCCGCTAG
- the NHG4 gene encoding Salicylate hydroxylase (Salicylate 1-monooxygenase) (Kynurenine 3-monooxygenase and related flavoprotein monooxygenases) yields the protein MTAGEEPFDIAVIGSGLAGTFATIALSHLPNVKITSYEKTDAPKEVGAWISLTNATFDVLSNFVDINSLNRIAFKGDTNNEYLTRHWKTGEVIFRQPTFNRPRPFVEARTHRIPLHDLLLSYVPPDVIHYSHDVKNLSLQSDGTIINFTDGTSSRKHDLVVVADGIYSRIRRQFYPDGKIKYKGLVAYRSVFPASLVSHLEVKEDTSVWVKDGTVIFLSRLGLDQYGIVAILSEPESTASQLSWDKSTGNWGKHRLVEHFAEWDPYINDVIKSIPEIRAYPLEQAPWLSNLVIEDKIVFIGDAGHPTSGIYGSGASFGFSDVWALYRALQETSSNYWIKNNTPTFKYNAKLALFLFNETRRYFLQRVEQQVSIDSQVKRENLTEIDDKEWTDRYLIVRAGGDWIRSHNVELEFQKVRDQYLNLLQKNVTSFKTSGKGLSTLDLPKL from the coding sequence ATGACTGCTGGAGAAGAGCCTTTCGATATTGCTGTTATCGGCTCTGGTCTAGCTGGAACTTTCGCAACTATTGCCTTATCGCATTTGCCCAATGTGAAAATCACTTCCTATGAGAAAACGGATGCCCCTAAAGAAGTGGGAGCCTGGATTTCGCTTACCAATGCTACGTTCGATGTACTCTCTAACTTTGTAGACATAAACAGCCTCAATCGCATTGCTTTCAAGGGGGACACCAACAACGAGTATCTCACTCGACACTGGAAAACAGGTGAAGTCATCTTCCGCCAACCGACCTTCAACCGTCCTAGACCTTTTGTAGAAGCCAGAACTCATAGAATCCCTTTGcatgatcttcttctcagcTATGTTCCACCAGATGTCATTCATTATAGCCATGACGTCAAGAATCTAAGTTTGCAATCTGACGGTACCATTATCAACTTCACTGATGGCACTTCCAGCAGGAAGCACGATTTGGTAGTTGTTGCTGATGGGATCTATTCGAGAATCAGACGTCAGTTTTATCCAGATGGCAAGATCAAATACAAAGGCTTGGTGGCCTACAGAAGTGTGTTTCCAGCATCATTGGTATCGCACCTCGAAGTCAAGGAAGACACTTCAGTGTGGGTCAAAGATGGAACGGTAATTTTCCTTTCCAGGCTTGGACTAGACCAGTATGGAATCGTGGCTATTCTAAGTGAACCAGAGTCTACGGCTTCTCAATTGAGCTGGGACAAGTCTACTGGGAACTGGGGCAAACATCGCCTTGTAGAGCATTTCGCAGAGTGGGACCCCTACATCAACGATGTCATCAAGTCGATTCCAGAAATCAGGGCTTATCCTTTGGAACAGGCTCCTTGGCTCAGCAATTTGGTCATAGAAGATAAAATTGTCTTTATCGGAGATGCTGGTCATCCAACGTCTGGTATCTACGGTTCTGGGGCTTCGTTTGGATTCTCTGATGTTTGGGCGCTTTATAGAGCCTTGCAAGAAACATCGTCCAACTATTGGATTAAGAACAATACCCCTACGTTTAAATACAATGCCAAATTGGCCCTATTCCTCTTTAATGAGACGAGAAGATATTTCTTGCAACGGGTAGAACAGCAGGTGTCAATTGACTCTCAGGTCAAAAGGGAGAATCTAACTGAAATAGACGACAAGGAATGGACAGACCGTTATCTTATCGTCAGAGCAGGGGGTGATTGGATCCGGTCTCATAATGTAGAACTAGAATTCCAGAAAGTTAGAGATCAATATTTGAACTTGCTTCAAAAGAATGTCACCAGCTTCAAAACATCTGGGAAGGGATTGTCTACGTTGGATTTACCTAAACTCTAG
- the POX1 gene encoding Acyl-coenzyme A oxidase 4 (Acyl-CoA oxidase 4) (AOX 4), protein MSSYKTANVVSSAAPPDPKSLLQTERAATKFDTDKLHWFLEGNQERSELFKSLTQQMERDPILAADLKYYDLTKEQQRELTAVKIDRIGRYLENDTIPEFQRRLSILGLFDPQVATRVGVNLGLFLSCIRGSGTVEQLKYWALQKETATIKGIYGCFGMTELAHGSNVMGLETTATFDEDNDEFIINTPHIGATKWWIGGAAHSATHCTVYARLIVKGEDYGVKTFVVPLRDSQHNLYPGVTVGDIGAKMGRDGIDNGWIQFSSVRIPRFFMLQKFCKVSRDGEVILPPLEQLSYSALLGGRVVMVADSFRMISRMITIAIRYAIGRRQFKSAEAEAEAEDEDDVKETQLLDYPLHQKRLLPYIALAYVVSAGAYKIERSIESTVNDLEDAVDDDDEAGILKSIDAMKSLFIDSGALKSTCTWLAAEVIDNARQSCGGHGYSSYSGFGKAYNDWVVQCTWEGDNNVLGINIGKPIVKHTIAVIDDGKIVKGSSAFLTNTKEYVEANGKKPILSSAADLKDLKTALKSLEVAIIRLSYNTSKTVRKHNFDYAGAELVNISKLKAHHYLLDEFLRRIDEFEQTELKPYLILLGQLYFSGIVVERFAGILLTVNVITTELVGELASSVIPDLCREVRPHAVGFTDGFQLSDMLVNSALGRYDGNIYENYFTAVKELNPPRNHKAPYSAALEGMLNRPSLEERERFEKTLETGELLSR, encoded by the coding sequence ATGTCCAGTTACAAAACCGCTAATGTCGTGAGCTCGGCAGCTCCACCTGACCCCAAGTCTCTTTTGCAGACCGAAAGAGCTGCTACCAAGTTCGACACCGACAAGTTGCACTGGTTCTTGGAAGGTAACCAGGAAAGATCCGAGCTCTTCAAGCTGTTGACCCAGCAGATGGAAAGAGACCCCATCTTGGCTGCTGACCTCAAGTACTACGACTTGACCAAAGAGCAACAGAGAGAGTTGACTGCCGTAAAGATCGACCGTATTGGTAGATACCTTGAGAATGACACCATCCCTGAGTTCCAGAGAAGATTGTCTATCCTTGGTCTTTTCGACCCCCAAGTAGCCACCAGAGTCGGTGTCAACTTGGGTTTGTTCCTTTCTTGTATCAGAGGTTCCGGTACCGTCGAGCAATTGAAGTACTGGGCCTTGCAAAAGGAAACTGCCACCATCAAGGGAATTTACGGTTGTTTTGGTATGACCGAGTTGGCCCACGGTTCCAACGTTATGGGTTTGGAAACTACTGCTACTTTCGACGAAGACAATGATGAGTTCATCATCAACACCCCTCACATCGGTGCTACCAAGTGGTGGATCGGAGGTGCTGCCCATTCGGCTACCCATTGTACTGTCTACGCCAGATTGATTGTGAAGGGTGAAGACTACGGTGTTAAGACCTTCGTCGTGCCATTGAGAGACTCCCAGCACAACTTGTATCCTGGTGTCACTGTCGGTGATATCGGTGCCAAGATGGGTAGAGATGGTATCGACAACGGTTGGATTCAGTTCTCCTCTGTCAGAATCCCAAGATTCTTCATGTTGCAGAAGTTCTGTAAGGTTTCCAGAGACGGTGAAGTGATCTTACCTCCTTTGGAACAATTGTCGTACTCGGCTTTGTTGGGTGGTAGAGTTGTCATGGTTGCTGACTCGTTCAGAATGATCTCGAGAATGATCACCATCGCCATCAGATACGctattggaagaagacagtTCAAGTCTGCTGAGGCTGAggctgaagctgaagatgaagacgacgtgAAGGAAACACAGTTGTTGGACTACCCATTGCaccagaagagattgttgCCATACATCGCTTTGGCCTATGTTGTTTCTGCCGGTGCCTACAAGATAGAAAGAAGCATCGAGAGTACTgtcaacgacttggaagacGCTGttgacgacgacgatgaagCAGGTATCTTGAAGTCTATCGATGCTATGAAGTCGTTGTTCATCGACTCTGGTGCCTTGAAGTCTACTTGTACCTGGTTGGCTGCTGAAGTCATTGACAATGCTAGACAATCCTGTGGTGGTCACGGTTACTCTTCCTACAGTGGTTTCGGTAAAGCCTACAATGACTGGGTTGTCCAATGTACTTGGGAAGGTGACAACAACGTTCTTGGTATCAACATCGGTAAGCCTATTGTCAAGCACACCATTGCTGTTATCGACGACGGCAAGATTGTCAAGGGTTCTTCTGCTTTCTTGACCAACACCAAGGAATATGTTGAAGCTAATGGCAAGAAGCCAATCTTGAGCTCTGCTGCTGACCTCAAGGATTTGAAGACTGCCTTGAAGAGTCTTGAAGTTGCCATCATCAGATTGTCCTACAACACCTCCAAGACCGTCAGAAAGCACAACTTCGACTACGCCGGTGCTGAGTTGGTCAACatctccaagttgaaggctCATCACTACTTGTTGGATGAATTCCTCAGAAGAATCGATGAGTTCGAACAAACTGAATTGAAGCCATACTTGATTCTTTTGGGTCAATTGTACTTCTCGGGTATTGTCGTTGAGAGATTCGCTGGTATCTTGTTGACTGTCAATGTCATCACTACCGAACTTGTTGGCGAATTGGCTTCTAGTGTCATTCCAGATTTATGCAGAGAAGTCAGACCACATGCCGTTGGCTTCACCGATGGTTTCCAGTTGTCAGACATGTTGGTCAACTCTGCTCTCGGCAGATACGACGGTAACATCTACGAGAACTACTTCACTGCTGTCAAGGAACTCAACCCACCAAGAAACCACAAGGCACCTTACTCTGCTGCTTTGGAAGGCATGTTGAACAGACCTtccttggaagaaagagaaagatttgAGAAGACCTTGGAAACTGGTGAACTTTTGTCCAGGTAA